In Rissa tridactyla isolate bRisTri1 chromosome 8, bRisTri1.patW.cur.20221130, whole genome shotgun sequence, one genomic interval encodes:
- the NOS1AP gene encoding carboxyl-terminal PDZ ligand of neuronal nitric oxide synthase protein isoform X2 has product MPAKSKYNLVDDRHDLRIPLHNEDAFQHGICFEAKYIGSLDVPRPNSRVEIVTAMRRIRYEFKAKNIKKKKVSLIVSVDGVKVILKKKKKKKEWAWDENKMLVMHDPIYRIFYVSHDSQDLKIFSYIARDGSSNVFRCNVFKSKKKTQAMRIVRTVGQAFEVCHKLSLQHTQQNADGQEDGDSERNGDDLDIPACRLASTERAATSAEETDIDAVELPLPGADILDFSRGVTDLDAVGKEASAYADAKGCLHPEDILTASPKMLLPSSAQLPDLGTPLSAHHQMQLLQQLLQQQQQQTQVAVAQVHLLKDQLAAEAAARLEAQARVHQLLLQNKDLLQHISLLVKQVQELELKLAGNTTTGSQDSLLEITFRSNVLPVLCDPTTPQPEDTHPPPLGPGSGFPSALGSPIGRNDCLVKLECYRFLPGSGTPAPEPALGSLELIKFRESGIASEYESNTDESEERDSWSQEEPLHLLHVQPRQDLGDSLEDEIAV; this is encoded by the exons TACATTGGGAGCCTGGATGTGCCACGGCCAAACAGTCGGGTGGAGATCGTGACAGCCATGCGGCGGATCAGG TATGAGTTTAAAGccaagaatataaagaaaaagaaagtgagtcTCATCGTGTCGGTGGACGGCGTGAAGGTCAttctgaagaagaagaagaag AAAAAAGAATGGGCCTGGGATGAGAACAAAATGCTCGTCATGCATGATCCCATCTACAG GATATTCTATGTGTCCCATGACTCCCAGGACCTAAAGATCTTCAGCTATATTGCCAGGGATGGGTCTAGCAATGTCTTCAGGTGCAATGTCTTCAAATCCAAGAAGAAG ACCCAAGCCATGCGCATCGTCCGGACGGTGGGGCAGGCGTTCGAGGTCTGCCACAAGCTGAGCCTGCAGCACACCCAGCAAAACGCAGACGGGCAGGAGGACGGAGACAGTGAGAGGAACGGGGATGACCTGGACATCCCAG CCTGCCGCCTCGCCAGCACGGAGAGGGCGGCTACCTCTGCCGAGGAGACAGACATCGATGCCGTGGAGCTGCCGCTGCCTGGAGCCGACATCCTCGACTTCAGCCGTGGGGTGACTGACCTCGACGCTGTGGGCAAGGAGGCGAGTGCCTATGCTGACGCCAAG GGCTGCCTCCACCCTGAAGATATCCTGACAGCATCGCCCAAGATgctgctgccctcctctgcccagctgcctGACCTGGGAACACCCCTTTCTGCCCACCACCAAAtgcagcttctccagcagctcctgcagcagcagcagcagcagacgcAAGTTGCTGTGGCACAG GTTCACTTGCTGAAGGACCAGCTGGCCGCAGAGGCAGCAGCGCGGCTGGAGGCCCAGGCTCGCGtgcaccagctcctgctccagaaCAAGGACTTGCTGCAGCACATCTCACTCCTGGTCAAACaagtgcaggagctggagctgaagCTGGCAGGAAACACCACCA CAGGCTCCCAGGACAGTCTGCTGGAGATCACCTTCCGCTCCAATGTCCTCCCCGTCCTCTGCGACCCGACCACCCCACAGCCCGAGGACACCCACCCACCGCCGCTGGGCCCTGGCTCGGGCTTCCCcagtgccctgggcagccccataGGTAGGAACGACTGTCTGGTGAAGCTGGAGTGCTACCGCTTTCTGCCGGGCTCGGGGACGCCTGCCCCGGAGCCAGCACTGGGCAGCCTGGAGCTCATCAAATTCCGCGAGTCGGGTATCGCTTCCGAGTACGAGTCCAACACGGACGAGAGCGAGGAGCGCGACTCCTGGTCCCAGGAGGAACCGCTGCACCTGCTCCATGTCCAGCCCAGGCAGGACCTGGGTGACAGCTTGGAGGATGAGATTGCGGTGTAG
- the C8H1orf226 gene encoding LOW QUALITY PROTEIN: uncharacterized protein C1orf226 homolog (The sequence of the model RefSeq protein was modified relative to this genomic sequence to represent the inferred CDS: inserted 1 base in 1 codon; substituted 1 base at 1 genomic stop codon) codes for MSTVCMVHSRMLLGSGLSPQSLWGAWLVQGNSQPGXGEGATVGWAEPRLWVPPENPCCFMGAWLIRGPRKSHFCRXYGSCSVSVDQSMFENASASTAPTPRPQHVPAVAGAPLQPSRPAGSQHLRNLGKAVGAKMNDLLRRKEPASLPSVGVMEVNASAGAMLGTGQPDSEDGAVGLDAFPRLDPPPPVTKKRTPRALKTPQDMLIAPQLAGTSPRSSMEERPELPAAYPEPTEEWLGTTDPSPPERPGVPSMTNTPGPSGDQPTTALPVPDLIHKGSLEGQWQAGERATETSPRMEKPSRRPGLEHEPPGSTGQLEPCTPGREVDGPHPDLLSFE; via the exons ATGTCAACTGTGTGCATGGTGCACAGCAGGATGCTCCTGGGCAGTGGGCTCAGCCCTCAGAGTCTCTGGGGAGCTTGGCTGGTCCAAGGCAACAGCCAGCCTG CTGGAGAGGGAGCCACGGTGGGGTGGGCAGAGCCTAGGCTCTGGGTGCCCCCAGAGAACCCCTGCTGCTTCATGGGTGCCTGGCTGATAAGGGGCCCACGTAAGTCCCATTTCTGCAGGTAGTATGGCAG TTGCTCGGTGTCAG TGGACCAGAGCATGTTTGAGAACGCCAGCGCCAGCACGGCACCCACCCCACGGCCACAGCACGTCCCTGCCGTGGCAGGCGCCCCACTGCAGCCCTCCCGCCCCGCTGGCAGCCAGCATCTCCGCAACCTGGGCAAGGCCGTGGGGGCCAAGATGAATGACCTCCTGCGCCGCAAGGAGCCGGCCAGCCTCCCCAGTGTGGGAGTGATGGAGGTGAATGCCAGCGCCGGGGCCATGCTGGGCACGGGACAGCCGGACAGCGAGGATGG ggctgtggggctggatgCCTTCCCCCGGCTGGACCCCCCACCCCCTGTCACCAAGAAGCGGACGCCACGTGCTCTGAAGACCCCACAGGACATGCTCATTGCACCACAGCTGGCAGGGACCAGCCCAAGGAGCAGCATGGAGGAGCGCCCTGAACTGCCCGCAGCCTACCCTGAGCCCACAGAGGAGTGGCTGGGGACAACGGACCCATCCCCTCCAGAACGCCCTGGGGTCCCCAGCATGACCAACACCCCAGGTCCGAGTGGGGACCAGCCCACCACTGCCCTTCCTGTGCCTGACCTCATCCATAAGGGCAGCCTGGAGGGCCAGTGGCAAGCGGGTGAGAGAGCCACTGAGACCTCACCTCGCATGGAAAAGCCCTCCCGGAGACCAGGGCTGGAGCATGAGCCACCAGGGAGCACGGGGCAACTGGAGCCATGTACCCCCGGCCGGGAGGTGGATGGGCCTCATCCTGACCTGCTGTCCTTCGAGTAG
- the SPATA46 gene encoding spermatogenesis-associated protein 46, producing MKSFVLPTISTGATPRGTRKRSPEAPCPWASLPASPGSELPACTIYRPWFSPYSYFMCTDGATQQHLGSLSSSLAASTQEPEEPDDLSEIICSSSGSSDKTQPPERDRPASDRASITVRDILAASPRQLVPQCGYQCMSCCRVFPTLWSLKIHIQHSSQEGYSCKVYYRRLKALWEKEHKEQEAASSQGTCVAPPAGQLPR from the exons ATGAAGAGCTTTGTCCTGCCCACCATTTCCACCGGGGCCACACCCCGCGGCACCAGGAAAAGAAGCCCAGAGGCTCCGTGCCCTTGGGCCAGCCTGCCTG CCTCGCCAGGCAGCGAACTCCCTGCCTGTACCATCTACCGGCCCTGGTTCTCACCATACAGCTACTTCATGTGTACCGATGGAGCCAcccagcagcacctgggcagtctctcctccagcctggctgccagCACCCAGGAGCCCGAGGAGCCTGATGACCTCTCAGAGATCATCTGCTCCTCTTCTGGCTCCTCGGACAAGACGCAGCCCCCTGAGAGGGACAGGCCAGCCAGTGACAGAGCCAGCATAACGGTCCGGGACATCCTCGCTGCTTCCCCGCGGCAACTGGTGCCCCAGTGTGGCTACCAGTGCATGTCATGCTGCCGCGTCTTCCCCACGCTGTGGTCGCTCAAGATCCACATCCAGCACAGCTCCCAAGAGGGCTATAGCTGCAAGGTGTACTACCGCAGGCTCAAGGCCCTGTGGGAGAAGGAGCACAAGGAGCAGGAGGCTGCAAGTTCCCAGGGCACCTGTGTAGCCCCGCCAGCCGGGCAGTTGCCGCGGTAg
- the NOS1AP gene encoding carboxyl-terminal PDZ ligand of neuronal nitric oxide synthase protein isoform X1: MPAKSKYNLVDDRHDLRIPLHNEDAFQHGICFEAKYIGSLDVPRPNSRVEIVTAMRRIRYEFKAKNIKKKKVSLIVSVDGVKVILKKKKKRLSLQKKEWAWDENKMLVMHDPIYRIFYVSHDSQDLKIFSYIARDGSSNVFRCNVFKSKKKTQAMRIVRTVGQAFEVCHKLSLQHTQQNADGQEDGDSERNGDDLDIPACRLASTERAATSAEETDIDAVELPLPGADILDFSRGVTDLDAVGKEASAYADAKGCLHPEDILTASPKMLLPSSAQLPDLGTPLSAHHQMQLLQQLLQQQQQQTQVAVAQVHLLKDQLAAEAAARLEAQARVHQLLLQNKDLLQHISLLVKQVQELELKLAGNTTTGSQDSLLEITFRSNVLPVLCDPTTPQPEDTHPPPLGPGSGFPSALGSPIGRNDCLVKLECYRFLPGSGTPAPEPALGSLELIKFRESGIASEYESNTDESEERDSWSQEEPLHLLHVQPRQDLGDSLEDEIAV, from the exons TACATTGGGAGCCTGGATGTGCCACGGCCAAACAGTCGGGTGGAGATCGTGACAGCCATGCGGCGGATCAGG TATGAGTTTAAAGccaagaatataaagaaaaagaaagtgagtcTCATCGTGTCGGTGGACGGCGTGAAGGTCAttctgaagaagaagaagaag CGTCTTTCATTGCAGAAAAAAGAATGGGCCTGGGATGAGAACAAAATGCTCGTCATGCATGATCCCATCTACAG GATATTCTATGTGTCCCATGACTCCCAGGACCTAAAGATCTTCAGCTATATTGCCAGGGATGGGTCTAGCAATGTCTTCAGGTGCAATGTCTTCAAATCCAAGAAGAAG ACCCAAGCCATGCGCATCGTCCGGACGGTGGGGCAGGCGTTCGAGGTCTGCCACAAGCTGAGCCTGCAGCACACCCAGCAAAACGCAGACGGGCAGGAGGACGGAGACAGTGAGAGGAACGGGGATGACCTGGACATCCCAG CCTGCCGCCTCGCCAGCACGGAGAGGGCGGCTACCTCTGCCGAGGAGACAGACATCGATGCCGTGGAGCTGCCGCTGCCTGGAGCCGACATCCTCGACTTCAGCCGTGGGGTGACTGACCTCGACGCTGTGGGCAAGGAGGCGAGTGCCTATGCTGACGCCAAG GGCTGCCTCCACCCTGAAGATATCCTGACAGCATCGCCCAAGATgctgctgccctcctctgcccagctgcctGACCTGGGAACACCCCTTTCTGCCCACCACCAAAtgcagcttctccagcagctcctgcagcagcagcagcagcagacgcAAGTTGCTGTGGCACAG GTTCACTTGCTGAAGGACCAGCTGGCCGCAGAGGCAGCAGCGCGGCTGGAGGCCCAGGCTCGCGtgcaccagctcctgctccagaaCAAGGACTTGCTGCAGCACATCTCACTCCTGGTCAAACaagtgcaggagctggagctgaagCTGGCAGGAAACACCACCA CAGGCTCCCAGGACAGTCTGCTGGAGATCACCTTCCGCTCCAATGTCCTCCCCGTCCTCTGCGACCCGACCACCCCACAGCCCGAGGACACCCACCCACCGCCGCTGGGCCCTGGCTCGGGCTTCCCcagtgccctgggcagccccataGGTAGGAACGACTGTCTGGTGAAGCTGGAGTGCTACCGCTTTCTGCCGGGCTCGGGGACGCCTGCCCCGGAGCCAGCACTGGGCAGCCTGGAGCTCATCAAATTCCGCGAGTCGGGTATCGCTTCCGAGTACGAGTCCAACACGGACGAGAGCGAGGAGCGCGACTCCTGGTCCCAGGAGGAACCGCTGCACCTGCTCCATGTCCAGCCCAGGCAGGACCTGGGTGACAGCTTGGAGGATGAGATTGCGGTGTAG
- the NOS1AP gene encoding carboxyl-terminal PDZ ligand of neuronal nitric oxide synthase protein isoform X3, with product MPAKSKYNLVDDRHDLRIPLHNEDAFQHGICFEAKYIGSLDVPRPNSRVEIVTAMRRIRYEFKAKNIKKKKVSLIVSVDGVKVILKKKKKRLSLQKKEWAWDENKMLVMHDPIYRIFYVSHDSQDLKIFSYIARDGSSNVFRCNVFKSKKKTQAMRIVRTVGQAFEVCHKLSLQHTQQNADGQEDGDSERNGDDLDIPACRLASTERAATSAEETDIDAVELPLPGADILDFSRGVTDLDAVGKEGCLHPEDILTASPKMLLPSSAQLPDLGTPLSAHHQMQLLQQLLQQQQQQTQVAVAQVHLLKDQLAAEAAARLEAQARVHQLLLQNKDLLQHISLLVKQVQELELKLAGNTTTGSQDSLLEITFRSNVLPVLCDPTTPQPEDTHPPPLGPGSGFPSALGSPIGRNDCLVKLECYRFLPGSGTPAPEPALGSLELIKFRESGIASEYESNTDESEERDSWSQEEPLHLLHVQPRQDLGDSLEDEIAV from the exons TACATTGGGAGCCTGGATGTGCCACGGCCAAACAGTCGGGTGGAGATCGTGACAGCCATGCGGCGGATCAGG TATGAGTTTAAAGccaagaatataaagaaaaagaaagtgagtcTCATCGTGTCGGTGGACGGCGTGAAGGTCAttctgaagaagaagaagaag CGTCTTTCATTGCAGAAAAAAGAATGGGCCTGGGATGAGAACAAAATGCTCGTCATGCATGATCCCATCTACAG GATATTCTATGTGTCCCATGACTCCCAGGACCTAAAGATCTTCAGCTATATTGCCAGGGATGGGTCTAGCAATGTCTTCAGGTGCAATGTCTTCAAATCCAAGAAGAAG ACCCAAGCCATGCGCATCGTCCGGACGGTGGGGCAGGCGTTCGAGGTCTGCCACAAGCTGAGCCTGCAGCACACCCAGCAAAACGCAGACGGGCAGGAGGACGGAGACAGTGAGAGGAACGGGGATGACCTGGACATCCCAG CCTGCCGCCTCGCCAGCACGGAGAGGGCGGCTACCTCTGCCGAGGAGACAGACATCGATGCCGTGGAGCTGCCGCTGCCTGGAGCCGACATCCTCGACTTCAGCCGTGGGGTGACTGACCTCGACGCTGTGGGCAAGGAG GGCTGCCTCCACCCTGAAGATATCCTGACAGCATCGCCCAAGATgctgctgccctcctctgcccagctgcctGACCTGGGAACACCCCTTTCTGCCCACCACCAAAtgcagcttctccagcagctcctgcagcagcagcagcagcagacgcAAGTTGCTGTGGCACAG GTTCACTTGCTGAAGGACCAGCTGGCCGCAGAGGCAGCAGCGCGGCTGGAGGCCCAGGCTCGCGtgcaccagctcctgctccagaaCAAGGACTTGCTGCAGCACATCTCACTCCTGGTCAAACaagtgcaggagctggagctgaagCTGGCAGGAAACACCACCA CAGGCTCCCAGGACAGTCTGCTGGAGATCACCTTCCGCTCCAATGTCCTCCCCGTCCTCTGCGACCCGACCACCCCACAGCCCGAGGACACCCACCCACCGCCGCTGGGCCCTGGCTCGGGCTTCCCcagtgccctgggcagccccataGGTAGGAACGACTGTCTGGTGAAGCTGGAGTGCTACCGCTTTCTGCCGGGCTCGGGGACGCCTGCCCCGGAGCCAGCACTGGGCAGCCTGGAGCTCATCAAATTCCGCGAGTCGGGTATCGCTTCCGAGTACGAGTCCAACACGGACGAGAGCGAGGAGCGCGACTCCTGGTCCCAGGAGGAACCGCTGCACCTGCTCCATGTCCAGCCCAGGCAGGACCTGGGTGACAGCTTGGAGGATGAGATTGCGGTGTAG